GAGGATCTTAATTTTGTCTTTTTCCAGTGAAACTTTGGCCATTGTTTTCGTCCTTAAAATGGAAATTTGGGGCTTAACTGGCGCACAAGCGGTGTAATGTTATTAAAGCAAACGTTTTATTAGCAAAAAGCCTGACGCAAACGTTTTCCTTGTGCGTCTTCTGTTCACTAAGTTAACAAAAAAAATACACTTTGGGTAAGAAAATTACGGAATAAGGAATAATTTTTATAGGATAAAAGACAAAAACGGCACCTAATGGTGCCGTTTGTAATGAAATAACTGAAACTGTCTTCAATTAGTCTTCGATTTTTGCCCCTTGAGGCGTGCCTGTGATCACGACATCCGCACCACGGTGAGCAAACAAGCCAACCGTCACAACACCTGCGATAGCATTGATTTTATCTTCCATTTCTTTCGGGTTGGTGATCTGCATACCATGCACATCAAGGATCACGTTGCCGTTATCTGTTACCACACCTTCACGGTATACAGGATCGCCACCAAGTTTTACCATTTCACGAGCGACGTAAGAACGCGCCATTGGGATGACCTCTACGGGTAACGGGAACTCACCAAGAACCTCAACGGCTTTGGTGCCATCTACGATACAGACAAACTTATCGGAAATAGCGGCAACAATTTTCTCGCGTGTTAGCGCCGCACCACCACCTTTGATCATGTCGCGCGTTGCGTTGATTTCGTCAGCACCATCAACGTAGACATCCAAGTTCGACACTTCATTACAATCGAAGACTTCAATACCTAAACCTTTGAGTTTTTCAGTCGATGCCTCTGAGCTAGAAACCGCACCTTTGATATCGTCTTTGATTGTACCGAGTGCATCGATGAAGTGATTTACCGTAGAACCTGTACCAACACCGACAATGCTGTCTTTTTCAACATACTTAAGTGCTGCCCAACCAGCTTCTTTCTTCATTTCATCTTGAGTCATGCCCATCTCCTGAACGAGGTTTGAAATTAACGTTTGCGGCGCGATTATATGATCAATCAGAGACTATTCCCAATCCCAGATCTGCTTTGGTGTCACTATTTTTGGCAAAGGTACATCCCAGGATTCAACAGGTAGCTTGTCGACTTGTTGGCAATCATGCGCAAGGCCGATAGGTTTAGCGCCTGACTTGTGGTGAAACCAAGGTTCTAGCGTCCGATCATAATAGCCGCCCCCCATTCCAAGTCGGTGGCCGTGATGATCAAAGGCGACTAAAGGGGTAGT
This sequence is a window from Vibrio coralliilyticus. Protein-coding genes within it:
- the rpiA gene encoding ribose-5-phosphate isomerase RpiA; translation: MTQDEMKKEAGWAALKYVEKDSIVGVGTGSTVNHFIDALGTIKDDIKGAVSSSEASTEKLKGLGIEVFDCNEVSNLDVYVDGADEINATRDMIKGGGAALTREKIVAAISDKFVCIVDGTKAVEVLGEFPLPVEVIPMARSYVAREMVKLGGDPVYREGVVTDNGNVILDVHGMQITNPKEMEDKINAIAGVVTVGLFAHRGADVVITGTPQGAKIED